A genomic segment from Candidatus Cloacimonadota bacterium encodes:
- a CDS encoding cupin domain-containing protein, protein MESRFYKNIPPVLNATGMVGTKLYSQPEGEIVHIEFEPKAHLKAHKTPVNVAFYVIVGNATVTIGEETNTFPAGTIIDSPKDIPHAVTNEGDSVMRILVVKMPKP, encoded by the coding sequence ATGGAAAGCAGGTTTTACAAGAATATCCCTCCCGTACTCAATGCCACGGGTATGGTCGGTACAAAACTTTACAGCCAACCTGAAGGAGAGATCGTACACATCGAATTTGAGCCCAAAGCACACCTTAAGGCTCATAAAACCCCTGTTAATGTAGCTTTTTACGTAATCGTAGGCAACGCAACCGTTACTATCGGTGAAGAGACCAATACCTTCCCTGCGGGCACCATTATCGACAGCCCCAAAGATATTCCCCATGCCGTAACCAATGAGGGTGACAGTGTGATGCGCATCCTCGTAGTAAAGATGCCAAAACCATAA